The following are encoded in a window of Maridesulfovibrio ferrireducens genomic DNA:
- a CDS encoding WcbI family polysaccharide biosynthesis putative acetyltransferase codes for MKRKICILQANCQGEPIENLLNLSSNFTETYEVHRFTNYIREPIPDELLTKCDLFLYQHLAENWGELSSATLRNKLKPECKTIAFPSMLFIHYWPLWSGKKGFDYPDTFLESLFERDLSESQILHLFLNAKLTKIYDFDSIIAKSEKIERQKETYCSTKYVDFILSNYKHRKLFNTINHPGKELLLNTANGVLSELGFYELGTGLTESVADPFPDFEQPIHPQIAEYLGLEFCGPDTRYHVYGADLTFKEYAIRYIKCRRMGMEDFIGFLQATARNR; via the coding sequence ATGAAAAGGAAAATCTGCATATTACAGGCGAACTGCCAAGGTGAACCTATTGAAAACCTTTTGAACTTAAGTTCTAATTTTACGGAAACTTATGAGGTTCACCGTTTCACCAATTATATAAGAGAGCCGATCCCCGATGAGCTTCTCACAAAATGTGATCTTTTTCTGTACCAGCATCTTGCCGAAAATTGGGGAGAATTATCCTCGGCAACCCTTCGCAACAAGCTGAAACCTGAATGCAAAACCATCGCCTTTCCAAGCATGCTTTTTATTCACTACTGGCCGCTCTGGTCCGGCAAAAAAGGATTCGACTACCCAGATACTTTTCTGGAGTCTCTATTTGAAAGAGATCTCAGCGAATCTCAGATTCTGCACCTTTTCCTGAATGCCAAGCTCACAAAAATATACGATTTCGATTCAATCATTGCTAAATCTGAAAAAATAGAAAGACAAAAAGAAACCTACTGCTCTACAAAATACGTTGATTTCATCCTTTCGAATTACAAACATAGAAAACTTTTCAATACAATAAACCACCCCGGAAAAGAGCTGCTGCTTAACACGGCAAACGGGGTTCTGTCCGAACTCGGTTTCTATGAACTTGGAACAGGGCTTACTGAATCAGTCGCTGACCCGTTCCCCGATTTTGAACAACCTATCCATCCGCAAATCGCAGAGTATCTAGGCTTGGAATTCTGCGGACCTGACACACGCTACCATGTATACGGAGCGGACCTGACCTTTAAAGAATACGCCATACGCTATATAAAATGCCGCCGAATGGGCATGGAAGATTTCATAGGATTTCTGCAAGCTACGGCTCGTAACCGCTAA
- the cobT gene encoding nicotinate-nucleotide--dimethylbenzimidazole phosphoribosyltransferase produces MKNYSRTDLEAVISKVAAVDPALEKSARAHLDNLTKPIGSLGRLEDLAVKMYMASGGNPPKSDPARIYAIAGDHGVNAENVSFFSQEVTRQMVENFLRGGAGINVLATTSGVELVVVDAGCMGGTFPEHPRLIQRKINCGTANISKGPAMTEGDCLKAVFLGIDLADEAHREGINTLGTGEMGVSNTTPSTALYCAFFGLDPKSVTGPGGGIDAEGVIRKTGVIHRALSANKAVIEAGDSLSILAALGGYEIAALAGLIIGGAKNRQMVCIDGFISTAAYAVACKLCPAVGGYSVLSHASAEPGYAGVVKALGRKPLLHLDMRLGEGSGAALSMFMLRAAANIYNDMATFDDAGVDSGN; encoded by the coding sequence ATGAAAAATTATTCCAGAACAGACTTAGAAGCGGTAATTTCAAAAGTCGCAGCAGTTGATCCTGCGCTTGAGAAATCTGCGCGCGCTCATCTGGATAATTTGACTAAACCGATAGGCAGTCTTGGCCGGCTTGAAGACCTTGCGGTCAAGATGTATATGGCTTCCGGCGGTAATCCACCAAAGTCTGATCCGGCGCGTATATATGCAATTGCCGGAGATCACGGTGTTAATGCCGAAAATGTGAGTTTCTTTTCGCAGGAAGTAACCCGTCAGATGGTAGAAAATTTTCTTCGAGGCGGAGCTGGAATTAACGTGCTTGCAACGACTTCCGGCGTAGAGCTTGTGGTGGTTGATGCCGGATGTATGGGCGGAACTTTTCCAGAGCATCCCCGTTTGATTCAGCGCAAAATCAATTGCGGAACAGCAAATATTTCTAAAGGCCCTGCCATGACTGAGGGTGATTGCTTAAAGGCTGTGTTCCTTGGTATTGATCTGGCGGATGAGGCTCACCGTGAAGGTATAAATACTCTTGGAACCGGTGAGATGGGCGTTTCAAATACTACGCCTTCCACAGCTCTTTATTGCGCTTTTTTCGGACTTGATCCAAAATCTGTGACGGGACCCGGTGGCGGAATAGATGCCGAAGGCGTGATCAGGAAAACCGGAGTAATACATCGCGCGCTGTCGGCGAATAAAGCTGTTATTGAAGCTGGTGATTCTCTTTCTATTCTGGCAGCCTTGGGCGGGTATGAGATTGCCGCTCTTGCAGGACTGATTATCGGCGGCGCAAAGAACAGGCAGATGGTTTGTATTGACGGTTTTATTTCAACAGCCGCGTATGCTGTCGCGTGTAAGCTTTGTCCCGCTGTCGGTGGCTATTCTGTTTTGAGTCATGCGTCCGCAGAGCCTGGTTATGCTGGAGTTGTAAAAGCTCTCGGCAGAAAGCCTTTATTGCACCTTGATATGCGCTTAGGTGAAGGTTCAGGAGCCGCATTGAGCATGTTTATGCTTCGGGCAGCGGCTAATATTTATAATGATATGGCGACATTTGATGATGCCGGAGTTGATTCCGGTAACTAA